The following are encoded in a window of Hyalangium minutum genomic DNA:
- a CDS encoding cytochrome-c peroxidase — MSAPGLWRAGVVLLVLVLLEACGPPPAPSVPEPGAPAARALPKGFTSLPSPPDNPLSTEGVALGRWLFHSPLLSSSQQHSCSSCHLQAHAFADDTPLTPRGVSGRPLSRHTPALINLAWMEGLFWDGGAKNLESLSLAPLTHPDELGSVDLEALLARLSATPEAVRLFEAAYGPGGLSLSHLLRALAQYERTLVSADSRYDRWLRGEPGGALSPQELEGLELVRKRCGPCHGSELFTDNGFHNNGLDSHFGQDEEPTRGRGRITLLPEDDGLYKTPTLRNVAVTAPYMHDGRFATLEQVLEHYRHGMVPSATLDAAFRRNAAPPGLSLEEGEKAAILAFLEALTDESFLTAPELGPVKAVLPQPGHAAQSASARPSHADRGSPRTRPGRCLAGSAACPPRTSRPDR; from the coding sequence GTGAGCGCTCCCGGGCTCTGGCGAGCAGGGGTAGTCCTCCTTGTGCTCGTGCTGCTGGAGGCTTGCGGCCCACCGCCAGCGCCGAGCGTGCCAGAGCCCGGAGCGCCCGCCGCGCGTGCGCTCCCCAAGGGCTTCACATCCTTGCCCTCGCCCCCGGACAATCCCCTGAGCACCGAAGGGGTGGCCCTGGGACGCTGGTTGTTTCACTCGCCGCTGCTGTCCAGCTCTCAGCAGCACTCTTGCTCCTCCTGCCACTTGCAGGCGCACGCCTTTGCGGATGACACCCCGCTCACTCCGCGCGGCGTGAGTGGACGCCCCCTTTCGCGCCACACCCCCGCGCTCATCAACCTGGCGTGGATGGAGGGGCTCTTCTGGGACGGTGGTGCCAAGAACCTCGAGTCCCTCTCCCTGGCTCCCCTCACGCATCCGGACGAGCTGGGGTCGGTGGATCTCGAGGCGCTTCTGGCACGCTTGTCCGCCACGCCCGAGGCCGTGCGCCTCTTCGAGGCGGCCTATGGGCCCGGAGGGCTCTCGCTGAGCCACTTGCTGCGGGCGCTCGCGCAATATGAGCGGACGCTGGTCTCTGCGGACTCCCGGTATGATCGGTGGCTGCGAGGTGAGCCCGGTGGCGCGTTGAGCCCTCAGGAACTGGAGGGGCTGGAGCTTGTGCGCAAGCGGTGTGGGCCCTGCCACGGCTCGGAACTCTTCACCGACAACGGCTTTCATAACAACGGTCTGGACAGCCACTTCGGCCAGGACGAGGAGCCCACGCGTGGGCGAGGCCGCATCACCCTGCTGCCTGAGGATGACGGGCTCTACAAGACTCCCACCCTGCGCAACGTGGCTGTCACCGCGCCGTACATGCATGACGGGCGTTTCGCCACGCTGGAGCAAGTTCTGGAGCACTACCGGCACGGCATGGTGCCCTCCGCTACGCTGGACGCGGCCTTCCGCCGCAACGCTGCACCGCCTGGGCTCTCGCTGGAGGAGGGCGAGAAGGCTGCCATCCTCGCCTTCCTGGAGGCGTTGACGGATGAGTCCTTCCTCACCGCACCGGAGCTTGGGCCAGTCAAGGCGGTGCTTCCCCAGCCTGGGCACGCTGCGCAGTCTGCGTCTGCCCGGCCTAGCCACGCGGATCGGGGGAGTCCACGAACACGTCCTGGCCGTTGCCTCGCGGGCTCAGCGGCGTGCCCCCCGAGAACGTCACGCCCTGACCGCTGA